From the genome of Verrucomicrobiota bacterium:
TGAACTGCATCTGGGACGTGCGCATCAAGGACGCCGACTACGACTTGATGCGACGGCTGTGCGAACAGTTCCGTCAGGTGGCTGACAACTATCTCGGCGATTATTACCCGCTAACACCGTACAGCCTCGAGAACACGTCCTGGTTGGGCTGGCAATTCGACCGACCGGACCTCGGCACGGGCATGCTGCAAGTCTTCCGGCGCAGCGAGAGCATCTACAAGGCGGCGGACCTGCGACTCCACGGCCTGGACCCCGAAGCGCGCTACCGCGTGAGAAACCTGGACTCACCGGAGGCCGACGTCATCACGGGCCGACAGTTGATGGACGGCGGTGTCCCCGTCGTGTTGAACGACCGCCCCAGCGCGGTGGTGATCCGCTATGAAAAGGTTGGCCAGTAGGAGAAGAGGGGCTTGGGTGATGTCATAACGTCAGACCGAAGACCGAAAACCGGCTGACGATTTCCTGTGGCGGCCGTCGATTCTCGTTTCAAAGACAGGGTTGACTCCAACCTGCCAGGGAGCAGACTGCGGATTGGCGTCCGGTCCTGGAGCAACCCAGATGAACTCCACCGCGGCCATTTTCGCCACCACCCACTGGAGTGTGGTGCTGGCGGCAGGCCAATGCACCGATGCGCAAGCGTCGGAAGCCTTGGAGCAGTTGTGCCGCACCTATTGGCATCCGCTCTACGCCTTCGTCCGGCGGCGCGGCTTTGACCTGGAGGAAGCCCAGGATCTCACCCAGGAGTTTTTTTTCCGTTTGCTGCAAAAGAACCGGCTTTCCTTCGCCGATCCACGCCGCGGGCGATTCCGCTCTTTCCTGTTGAGTTCCATCAACCACTTTCTGGCCAACGAATGGGACCGGGCGCACGCCGTGAAGCGAGGCGGTCGCGTGACTTTCCTGCCGCTGGGGGACGATTCCGTCGAACAACGATGTATGGAGGGGGGATTGTCACAATCTTCGCCGGAACAAGTCTATGAACATTGTTGGGCGCTCGCCCTGTTGGAAAAAGTGCTCGGGCGTTTGCGCGCGGAAGCGGTGGCCGCCGGGCGAGCAAAGCAGTTCGACGAACTGAAGGTCTTTTTGACCGGAGAGCAAGACTCAGGCTACGCGGAGCTGGCGCGGAAGCTGGACACAACTGAAGGGGCTTTGAAAATGGCGGTGAAAAGGTTGCGCACCCGCTATGGCCAACTGCTGCGGGAAGAGATTGCGCATACCGTTGCTGATCCCAAGGAAGCCGAGGACGAGTTGCGTCACCTGTGCGCAGTTCTGAGTGGGTGAAGCGTTACTTGTCGTCCCGGTTTGCTTTAGTAACGGTCGTGAGGGTCGTGTCAGGCCGCACCGCCGGGCCGAAGTGATTTGCGCTTTGAACCGCTGAACCGGACGGTCGGCGACGTAGCGCAGACTGGAGTCTGCTGTGTCGCGGATTGGCAATCCGCGGACGCCGCCAGCGTGGGGACGGCCCGCCGACTGCCAGTCGGCGAAACAGCAGGTTGCCAACCTGCGCTACGGAGCGGAGTGACGGTCGGATCGCATGATGAACATGAACGCCACGCGTATTTGCAGCCGATGCAAAAGCGAGCTGCCCAGCCATGCGCCGGAGGGCCTCTGCCCCAGGTGCCTGCTGAAGGCTGGCGCGGCCGAGTGGGGCTTGGCGTTCGGCGGAGGCGGAGAACCGGGGGCCGGCTTCGGCGGACAGAGGTTTGGGAATTTCGAACTGTTGGAGAAGATCGGGGAAGGCGGAATGGGGGTGGTTTACCGGGCGCGCCAAGTCAACCTGGACCGTATTGTGGCAGTGAAACTCCTGCCGTCGGGCCCGTTGAGCCGCGAGGACGCGGTCGGGCGGTTCCGGGCTGAAGCAAACGCGGTTGCCGCTTTGCAGCATCCGCATATTGTCGCCCTTCACGAGGTGGGGGAACACGAAGGTCGCCCCTATTTCTCGATGGACCTGATCGAGGGGCAGACGCTCGCTGAACTGGCACGCGATGCCCCGCTCCCGGCTCGACGCGCCGCCGGCTACCTGAAACCGGTGGCCGAAGCCATCCAATACGCCCACGACCACAACATCGTTCATCGCGACCTCAAGCCCTCGAACATCATTGTGGATGAACTGGACCAACCCCACATCACCGACTTTGGTCTGGCCAAACGCCTGACTTTGGACTCGTCACTCGCCACTGGTCACTCGTCACTCACCCTGACCGGCCAGGTGCTGGGGTCGCCCAGTTTCATTTCGCCCGAGCAGGCCGGGGGCCGCTCGCGCGACGTTGGTCCCGCCAGTGACATCTATTCTCTTGGCGCCCTGCTGTATCACCTGCTCACCCGGCAGCCGCCGTTCCAGGCGGATACGCTCACCACGCTGTTGAAGCAGGTGGTTGAAGTCGAGCCGCTCATGCCGCGCTTGCTGAATCCCAGCATCCCGGAAGAATTGGAAACAATTTGTCTGAAGTGCCTCGAAAAAGAGCCCGGCCGTCGTTACCCGACCGCGCAGGCACTGGCGGACGACCTCGGCCGATTCCTGGCCGGCGAGCCGATCCTCGCCCGCCCGGTAAACTTGCTGGGCAAGACGTGGAAATGGTGCCGGCGCAGGCCGGCGTTCGCTAGCCTGGCGGCGGCCTTGGTTCTCACGTTTCTCCTGGGGGTGACCGGAATCCTCTGGCAGTTGAAAAGAGCCAGAGCCGGCGAGATGCTGGCCTTGCGCCACGCGTATGCGGGGGACATGACCATTGCGCAACAAGCATTGAAGGAGGGGAGTCTGGGGCGCGCGATCGAGTTGCTGAACAAGTATCTGCCCGCGGGAAAAGCAGAAAGTAGAAAGCGGAAATCCGAAATGGATTTGCGCGGCTGGGAATGGCGATATTTGTGGGGCCTGTGCCGCGAGGATGCGCACTTCAAACTCACTCAGCATTCAAACGCTTTGGTCAATGTGGCTTTTTCACCCAACGGCAAGCTGCTGGCGGTGCGGCACAGGAGCGGCATCATTGATCTGTGGGATTGGACTGCGCGGCGGAAAACCGGCCAACTGTTCAACCAAGGTGCGAGGAACGCGATGGCCTTTTCTCCACAGGGTGACTTCATTGTTTCAGGCGATAGCGATACCAACGGGAACCATTCGATCAACATTTGGGATGTTGCGAACCAACGACTCGTTTCCTCGATTCCCCAGCCCCGTATGGTCACCGCGCTCGCCCTTTCCCCGGACGGCACTTTGCTGGCGGTGTATTACGCCGATCCCAAGTGTCGGATTCTGCGCCTGCCCTCGGGCGACATTGTCAAGAACCTGCCAGCTTCAGAGTTTATAAACGGGGACACGCGCGTCCCGTTGTTCTCCCCGGACGGGGCCACGCTCGTGCTTGGGGAGTGGGGCGGAACGATTCGACTAATGAACTGGCGAACCGGCCAGGAGCGGAAAATACCGCCTCCCTCTCCCGACAGCGAGTGCGTGACGGCCCTGGCTTTTTCGCCCGACGGCCGGATTCTGGCTTCCGGCTACGGATATTCCGATGGCATTATTCGCCTTTGGGATGTCGCTTCCCTTGACCCTCTGGGCCGCCTGGAAGGTCATCGGGGCTGGGTTTCGAAACTGGTTTTTTCTCCCGATGGCCGGACGCTCTTCTCTGCCAGTGACGACGAAACGGTTCGGGCATGGGCCATTCAACAGAAGCGCGAGACACGCCGCTTTCAAGGCCACACCTCGGGACTGCGAGGATTGGCTGCCTCTCCCGACGGCCGAACCCTGGTGAGTTGCGATTCAGATGGCTCGGTACGGGTTTGGGACGCATTTGGCAAACCGCGGCCACCGGCGCATCAGAAGCTGCCATTCCCTGTGGTGAATTGCGGCGTTCCCTTCACGGCGGACAGCCGCCGCCTTTTCACCGCTTCGCTCACGAACCCAGTCACCGTCTGGGATGTCGCCACCGCGTCTGAGGTCCAACGCATCTCCGCCCTGGGCACCAATAATTTCAGCCTGGCGCTCTCGCCAGATGAGCGCCTGCTGGTCATCGGGGGTTATGATGGAATGATTAAGGTTTGGGACCTCAAGAACAAAAGACTGGTGAAGCAATTCCGACCGCATCAGATCCCCATCTATGGAGTCCTTTTCTTTGATCAAGGAAAGACGCTCGTGTCCTTTGCCATGCTCACGCACCGTAAGGTGGAGGTGATACGTTGGGACGTGGCCTCGTGGCAGAGCGTTCCTTTTGGTCCGATTGATGTGGATTGGGCTTATGGTCTCGCCCAGTCTCCCGACCGGCGCCTGCTGGCCGTGAGCTACACTGGCAAGCCGCCGCTCAAATTGTGGGACTGGACCTCAGGCGAGTTGAAGAGGGTGCTGGTTTCAGACACCGGCGGATCGTTTGCACCCGTCTTCTCCACGAATGGTCGCCTCCTGGCCGCCCCGGTACGTGGCGAGGCGCGGGTCTGGGACGCGTCTTCCTGGCGCGAAGTGGCTACTTTGTCGGTTCACGCGAATAGCGTCGTCTCAGTGGCATTCTCCCCCGACGGCAAACGGTTGGTGACCGGAGGATCTATCGGAGGACAACTGCAGCCGGCCCTCCAGGTTTGGGATTATGTCGGTCAACGAGAGCTGATCGGCCTGGACGCCGTCGGGAACTGGACTATGTGGACGCGTTTTTCTCCCGACGGGAATACGCTGGCGGCGCTGAGCTGGGACGGTGTCGCCGACCTCTGGCACGCACCCTCCTGGGAGGAAATCGAGGCGGCCGAAAAGGATGGCAACCATCAACGTGATTCCGGGGCTGAAGTGAAATGAAAACGAACCACAGATCCCTTGGCGTGGGCGAAGGAAGAACCCCGCAGTTGGTGGCTGGCCACTGCGGCCATGAACTGCGTGGGTTGGTAGGGCGCGGCACTCCGTGCGCGCCGCCGGTCGGAGGGGGTCTTGCGAACGGCGCGCACGGAGTGACGCGCCCTACCTTGAGGTTCGTGAATAAGCTCACTCTGGATTCCGACCTCGAACGTCGGACCTCAGATTTGGAAGTCAGAGCCGATCCATGTCGCCGGAGCGCGGACAGCCATGTCCGCGAGTCCCCAACCACTGCGCCAGGATTACGCGGACATGGCTGTCCGCGCTCCGAGCGGCGTAGCCA
Proteins encoded in this window:
- a CDS encoding sigma-70 family RNA polymerase sigma factor, producing the protein MNSTAAIFATTHWSVVLAAGQCTDAQASEALEQLCRTYWHPLYAFVRRRGFDLEEAQDLTQEFFFRLLQKNRLSFADPRRGRFRSFLLSSINHFLANEWDRAHAVKRGGRVTFLPLGDDSVEQRCMEGGLSQSSPEQVYEHCWALALLEKVLGRLRAEAVAAGRAKQFDELKVFLTGEQDSGYAELARKLDTTEGALKMAVKRLRTRYGQLLREEIAHTVADPKEAEDELRHLCAVLSG
- a CDS encoding serine/threonine protein kinase; protein product: MNATRICSRCKSELPSHAPEGLCPRCLLKAGAAEWGLAFGGGGEPGAGFGGQRFGNFELLEKIGEGGMGVVYRARQVNLDRIVAVKLLPSGPLSREDAVGRFRAEANAVAALQHPHIVALHEVGEHEGRPYFSMDLIEGQTLAELARDAPLPARRAAGYLKPVAEAIQYAHDHNIVHRDLKPSNIIVDELDQPHITDFGLAKRLTLDSSLATGHSSLTLTGQVLGSPSFISPEQAGGRSRDVGPASDIYSLGALLYHLLTRQPPFQADTLTTLLKQVVEVEPLMPRLLNPSIPEELETICLKCLEKEPGRRYPTAQALADDLGRFLAGEPILARPVNLLGKTWKWCRRRPAFASLAAALVLTFLLGVTGILWQLKRARAGEMLALRHAYAGDMTIAQQALKEGSLGRAIELLNKYLPAGKAESRKRKSEMDLRGWEWRYLWGLCREDAHFKLTQHSNALVNVAFSPNGKLLAVRHRSGIIDLWDWTARRKTGQLFNQGARNAMAFSPQGDFIVSGDSDTNGNHSINIWDVANQRLVSSIPQPRMVTALALSPDGTLLAVYYADPKCRILRLPSGDIVKNLPASEFINGDTRVPLFSPDGATLVLGEWGGTIRLMNWRTGQERKIPPPSPDSECVTALAFSPDGRILASGYGYSDGIIRLWDVASLDPLGRLEGHRGWVSKLVFSPDGRTLFSASDDETVRAWAIQQKRETRRFQGHTSGLRGLAASPDGRTLVSCDSDGSVRVWDAFGKPRPPAHQKLPFPVVNCGVPFTADSRRLFTASLTNPVTVWDVATASEVQRISALGTNNFSLALSPDERLLVIGGYDGMIKVWDLKNKRLVKQFRPHQIPIYGVLFFDQGKTLVSFAMLTHRKVEVIRWDVASWQSVPFGPIDVDWAYGLAQSPDRRLLAVSYTGKPPLKLWDWTSGELKRVLVSDTGGSFAPVFSTNGRLLAAPVRGEARVWDASSWREVATLSVHANSVVSVAFSPDGKRLVTGGSIGGQLQPALQVWDYVGQRELIGLDAVGNWTMWTRFSPDGNTLAALSWDGVADLWHAPSWEEIEAAEKDGNHQRDSGAEVK